The nucleotide sequence TACGCGGTCACACGGGGGTTTTTGGGTGAGTTCGGCGACAAGCGGATCCGCGACACGCCGATCGCGGAGGAAGCGATCATCGGCGCTGCCGTCGGGGCGGCGATGGGCGGCCTGCGCCCGGTCGCGGAGTTGATGACGATCAACTTCAGTCTTGTGGCGATGGATCAGATCGTCAACAACGTGGCGAAGATCCATTCCATGTTCGGAAGCCAGGTGAGGGTGCCGCTCGTCATTCGCGCACCGGCCGGCTGGGGGCAGCTTGCAGCGACCCACTCCCAGAGCCTCGAAGCCTGGTTCGCCCACCTGCCCGGGTTGATCGTCGTGATGCCGGGCACCCCGTACGACGCCAAGGGCCTGCTCAAGACCGCGATCCGGTCCGATAATCCGGTCATGTTCATCGAGCATGCGCGGCTTTACGGTGTCAAAGGGGAGGTGCCGGACGAGGAGTACACCTTGCCGATCGGCGTATCGGACGTCAAACGCCCCGGACGGGACGTCACGATCGTCTCTTATTCCCGGATGCTGCACGTGGCGCTGGGGGCGGCTTCGGTCCTCGCGAAGGTCGGCATCGAATGCGAGGTGATCGACCTGCGCACGCTGCGTCCCCTCGACATGGCGCCCGTGTACGATTCGGTGGAAAAGACGCACCGGGCGCTCATCGTCGAGGAGGATTGGACGACGTGCGGAATGGGCGCGGAGATCGCGGCGCGCATCAGCCGCGACCGGTTCGACTCCCTCGACGTCCCCGTCGAGCGCATGGGCCAGGTCGAGGTGCCCATGCCGTATGCCAAGAACCTGGAAGAGCTCATGTTCCCCGACGAAAAGTCGGTTGCCCAAAAAGTCAGGGAGATGGTGGCGTAAATTCCCCGCCGGTTGTGCGGATTCCGAATATAATTCCTGCATGATTCCGCGAAGCTCCGCAGACTGAGCGGTCAGGGGAGGTGTCTATGGCCACCAACGTCATCATGCCCTCCTTGGGCTTCGACATGACCGAGGGGCAGCTCGCGCGCTGGCTGAAAAACGAAGGCGATCCGGTGGAAAAAGGCCAGGCCATCGCCGAAATCGAGACGGAAAAGGCGACCGTCGAGATCGAGGCGGCATCCTCGGGGATCCTGACGAGAATCTTCGTGCAGGCCGGTGAGACGGTGCCGGTCGGCACGGTGATCGGCGTCATCGCCGCGACAGGCGAAGAGGTCGCGGCGGTGCCGGCGCCACCGGCGCCTCCTCCGTCGGCTCCCGTCCCCGAAGCCGGGGAGGGGCCCGCTTCGTCCGAGGCGCGGGTCAAAGCGTCCCCCGTCGCACGGAAGATGGCCGAGGAAGCCGGGCTCGATCTGTCCCGGATCAAGGGCACCGGCCCCGGGGGCCGAGTGTTGGAACGCGACGTTCAGGCGGCGACCGCGGCCAAGTCTGCGCCGGAGCCTTCCGGCGTCCCGGCGGGCCCTGCTCCCGGCGCGACCGTGCCCCTGAGCCGGATGCGCAAAACGATCGCGCGGCGGATGACCGAGAGCAAGACGATGGCGCCGCACTTCTACATCACCGTCGAAATCACCATGGACGATGCGATGAAGATGCGCGAGCAGTTGAACCGTCTTGCGCCGGAGGCGGAAAGGATATCCGTCAACGACCTGATCGTCGCGGCCGCGGCCAGGACGCTCGCCCGGTTTCCGGCCTTGAACGCATCCTATCGCGAGGGCAACCTGGAGATGCACTCCCAGGTCAACATCGGCATCGTGGTGGCGCTGGAAGACGGGCTCATCCCGCCGGTCCTCCGCGACGCCGACAAAAAAACGCTGAAAAGGATTGCGGCCGAGTCCAGGGCCCTGACCGAGCGCGCGCGAACGAACAAGCTGCGTTCCGACGACCTCGGGGGCGGCACGTTCACCGTTTCGAACCTGGGGATGTTCGATGTCGACGAATTCATCGCCATCATCAACCCGCCCGAGGCGGCCATCCTTGCGGTGGGCGCCGTGACCCTGCGCCCGGTTGCGGCGGCCGGCGAGGTCAGGATCGCCTCGCTCGTGAAAGCCACGTTGTCGGTGGACCATCGAGTGGCCGACGGCGCGCAGGCCGGCCGCTTCATGCAGGAGTTCAAAAAACTGCTGGAGAACCCCGTCGCCCTCTTGACCGATTAGGCGGGCCCCGCGACCCGATCCATCGCGATGGGGTTCCCGGTCCTCACACCGTGATGACGATTTTTCCGTTCTGCTGGTTGGATTCCATGTAGCGGTGGGCCTCGACGACGCTTTCGAGCGGGAAGATCCGGTCGATGACCGGCCAGAGCGCCCCCGACTTCAGCCCGTCGAAGATATATTGCCTCGCCCGCTCCATGCGCTCCGGCACCGACACGATCTCGAACAGGGTGTACCCCCGGAGGCTCAGGCCTTTCTTCAGCGCCGTCTCCAGCGGGAACACGGTGGGCTTCATGCTCAGCACACCGTATACGAAGATGGTGGCCCCCTGCGCGGCGGCGGCGGCCAGGGCCTCCATGGAACGTCCGGCGACCGGGTCGAAGATCAGGTCGGCCCCCCGGCCCCCCGTGATCTCCATCACCCGCGCCGCGAGGTCCTCCTTGCCGGTGACGATCACGTGATCGGCCCCGGCCTGTCGCAGCGCCCCGGATTTTTCCGGTTTCCGGGTGGTGGCGATGGAGACGCCCCCGGCGGCGCGGACGACCTGGATGGCGGAGAAGCCGACGCTGCTGCTGGCCGCGGTGATCAGCACGTACTGTCCCTTCCGGAGTCCGCCGTGCTCCACGAGGGCGCCGTAGGAGGTCAGGTACGCTACCCAGATGGAGGCCCCTTCCTCGAACGAGAGATTTCCCGGGAACAACGACACGGCATGGGACGGGACGACGACGGAATCCCCGTAGACTCCGTGCTTCCCCATGGAAAAGGCGGGAAGCGTGTTGACGCGGTCCCCGACGTTCAGGCCGGTGACGCCCGCCCCGACGGCCTCGACGGTCCCCGCCGCCTCGTACCCGAGGCGGGAAGGGAAGGTCGGGGTTTCGAGATACGATCCTTGCCTGAAAAGGCAATCCGCGCGGTTCAGGCCGATGGCCTTGACGGTGATCCGGACCTCGCCTTCCCCGGGCGGCGACGGCGGCTCCTCCTCGATCCGGAGCACCTCGGGCCCGCCGGTCTGGTGAAAACGTACAATTCTCGCCATCGGTCGCTCCTTCCCGCTATTCGGTTCATCAACCTATTTGAAGCCCGCGGCAGGTCAAAGTTTCGCTTCGATCGCCTCGAGTTCCCTGAGTGCCGCCTCCAGGGATTCCCAGCGGCGGTACGCCTCCTCGATCCCGGTCTGCACCGCTTCCAGGCGGGCCCGGCCTTGCGCGACGCGTGCCCCGTCCTGGCGGTAGAACGCCGGGTCGGCCATGGAGCGTTGCAGTTCGTCCCGCTCCGCCTCGAGGGCCGCGATCCCCGTCTCCGCATCCCGGATCCGCCCCGGAAGCTCCGAACGTTCCCGCCGCTCCTTGAAGCTCAGCTTGCGCGGCCCTTCACGCTTCGGGCGCGGTTTTTCCCGCAGGGAAGGGGTCGTTCCCGTTCCGGGGGGAACGCCTTCTCCCCGCTGCTTCAACCAGTCGTCGTACCCCCCGACGTATTCGGCCACCGTCCCGTTCGCATCGATCACCAGGGTGCTGGTCACCACGTTGTTCAGGAACGCCCGGTCGTGGCTCACGAGGAGGAGGGTGCCCGTATACTCCATGAGGAGGTCTTCCAGCAGGTCCAGGGTCTCGATGTCCAGGTCGTTCGTCGGTTCGTCGAGGACCAGGAGGTTGAACGGTTTGGTGAAGAGCTTCGCCAGCTGCAGGCGGTTCCGTTCCCCCCCGGAAAGCACCCGAACAGGGCTTCTGGCCCGGTCGGGGGAGAAGAGGACATCCTGGAGGTAGCCGATCACGTGCCGCGACCGGCCGTTGACGGTGACGGTGTCGCTCCCGTCCCCGAGGTTCTCCGCCACGGTCTTCTCTTCGTCGAGGCCCTCGCGGAGCTGGTCGGAATACGCGACGGTCAGTCGGGTCCCGAGCCGCACCGTGCCGATCCGGGGTGACAATTCCCCCAGGAGGACGCGCAGCAGGGTCGTCTTCCCCGACCCGTTCGGTCCGATGATCCCCACCCGGTCGCCCCGGAGGATCGTGGTCGAGAAGTCCCGGATCACGGGACGATCGCCATAACCGACCTCCACCCCCCGGGCCTCGACGACGAGCCTGCCGGAGGGGACGGCACGTTGTGCCTGCATCCGCACCGTGCCCATCTGCTCCCTCCGAGCCCGCCGCTCCTCGCGCATCCTCTCCAGCGCGCGTACCCGCCCCTCGTTCCGGGTGCCCCTCGCCTTCACGCCCCGGCGGATCCACGTCTCCTCCTCCGCGAGCCTCTTGTCGAAACGCGCCCGCTGCGCGCTTTCGGCCGTAAGGTCCGCCTCCCGGCGCTCGAGGTACGTGTCGTAATCGCACGCCCAGTCGCGGAGTCTCCCGCGGTCGAGCTCCACGATCCGCGTCGCCAGTTTCCGGAGGAACATCCGGTCGTGCGTGACGAAGAGAAGTGTCCGCGCCTCCCGGAGGAGAAAATTCTCGAGCCAGGCGATGGCGTCGATGTCCAGGTGGTTGGTGGGCTCGTCGAGAAGGAGGATGTCCGACTCCCGGGCAAGCGCCCGTGCGATCAGCACCCGGCGCTGCATCCCCCCGGAAAGGGTCCCGAAATCGGCGCCCGGAAAAAGTCCCAGGCGGGAGATCGCCTTCTCCGCCGTTCTCCCGGGACCGCCGGAAACGACTTCGCGCACGGTCCCCGAAAGACCGGGTGGGATCTCCTGAGGGACGAGGGCGGCCTTGACCCCCTGCTGCCGAACGATCTCGCCTTCGTCCGGCGCGATCTCTCCGTTCACGACCTTCAGCAGGGTGGATTTTCCCGTCCCGTTCCGGCCCAGGAGGCAGATCCGATCCCCCGGCTCGATCTGCAGGCTCGCCCCATCGAGCAGCGACGGTCCGCCGAAGGCAACCCGGATGTCCCGCAAGCTCAACAGCGCCATGCCGCGTGCTCCATTTCATTTCATGATTTTCCCGGCGGTCTCTTTTGGTATCATAACACCCATGAAAACGCACCTTCCGCAAGGGTCCGTCGGTTTCGTGGAAGCGAAGCGGTTCACCTTCGCCGAGCCGCCCCACGAGATGTCCCTCGACATCGGGGGGACGCTCGGGCCCATCACGCTCGCCTACGAGACGTACGGGAAGCTCAACCGGGAGAAGAGCAACGCCGTCCTGGTGCAGCACGCCTTCTCCGGGAACGCCCACGCGGCGGGTTTCCTTCCGGGGCAGGACCCGTCGAAGGAGAAGCCGGGGTGGTGGGACTTCCTGATCGGCCCGGGCCGCGCACTGGACACGGAGAAATATTTCGTCATCTGCTCGAACGTGATCGGATCGTGCTACGGCAGCACGGGGCCGTCCTCGGTCGACCCGAAAACGGGAAGGCCGTACGGGCTGTCGTTCCCCGTCGTGACGATCGGCGACATGGTGCGGGCGCAGGCGCATCTTCTCGACCACCTCGGCATCGAGCGTCTGCTGACGATCATCGGCGGCTCGATGGGGGGGATGCAGGCGCTTCAGTGGGCGGTCGACTACCCGGACCGCGTCGCGTCGGCCATCCCGATCGCGACGACTTCGCGCCACTCGCCGCAGCAGATCGCCTTCAACCACGTCGGCCGCGCGGCGATCCTCGCCGACCCCGAGTTCCACGAGGGCGACTACTACGGATGGAGGACCGTCCCGGAACGTGGCCTGTCCGTGGCGCGGATGGTGGGGTTCATCACCTACCTCTCGGACCGGAAGATGCACGAGAAGTTCGGCCGGATGAAGCAGCTCGCCGCGGCGAAGGGGAGCGGGCGGCAGGGGAAGTGGGCCGAGGGGACGATCGGGCAGCACTCCGCCGTCGAATTCTCGGTGGAAGGGTACCTGAAGCACCAGGGGGAAGTCTTCGTCTTCGACCGCCGGTTCGACGCCAACTCGTACCTGTGCATCACGAAGGCGATCGACATCTTCGATCTCTCCGCGTCTTCGGGACGGTTGGCGAAGGCGTTCGGGAACGTGAAGTCGAAGTTCCTGATCATCTCCTTCGACACCGACTGGCTCTACCCGACGTACCAGTCGCAGGAGATCCGCAACGCGATCCTTCAGAACGGACTCGCCGTGGCGTGCCTCGAGCTCTCGACGATCCACGGGCACGACGCGTTCCTCATCGAAAACGAGAAGCCCCCCGAGGGGGGCAAGCCCGGGGTGAAGAACAAGATGATCCAGGTGGTCGGGGATTTCCTCGGAAACGTCGCGGCGCGGCCGTGAAGGCCTTAGTGCTGCGTTTCATGAATACGGTTGCATTCGAGTAGCGAAAAGGAGAATCGTGATGCCGAAAAAAATCGTCCTCTCGGTCTTGGTCGTGCTGCTGGCGGCAGGCCTGTCCGCCTGCTCGGTGATGCAGGGTACCTACCAGAAAAAGGTGGACGAGGCGGACACGCTCACGAGGCGCCTGGCCGCCCTGCAGCAGAAACACGACGACCTCACGGCGGAGAACGCCGCGCTCAAGGCCCGCAACGAGGGGCTCTTCGCCGACCTGGCGGGGATGACGCTCCAGAAGGACAAGCTGACCACCGACCTCGCCTACGTCACCGGCCAGCGGGACAAGGCCGCCGGGGACAAGGAGGAACTCAACAGGATCCTGCAGTCGAAATCCGACACCCTCTCGCAGGCCATCTTCGAGCTGCGCAGGAAGGTCGCCGACCTCGACGCGGAAAACGCGAAGCTCAAGGCCGAGAACGCCCGCTTGGTGAAGGCCAGGGAGGAGCAGGTCCAGAAGGTGAGCTCGACCTACGAGAACCTGCTCGAAAAGATGAAGTCGGAGATCTCGAAGGGGCAGGTGACGATCTCGGAGCTCAAGGGGAAGCTGACGGTGAACATGGTCGACTCGATCCTCTTCGACTCGGGGAAGGCCGAGGTCAAGAAGGGTGGGCTCGAAATCCTCGGGAAGGTCGTCTCGATCCTGAAGGACGTGAACGACAAGTCGATCCGGATCGAAGGGCACACGGACAACGTGCAGATCAGCCGGGCCCTCGCCCAGCGGTATCCGACGAACTGGGAGCTCTCCGCGGCGCGGGCGATCAACGTCGCGCGGTACCTGCAGGGCCAGGGGCTCGACCCCGGCCAGCTCTCGGCCGTCGCCTACGGGGAGTGGAAGCCGGTCGCCACCAACGACACGGAGGAGGGGAAGGCGAGAAACCGGAGGATCGAGATCATCCTTGTGCCGAAGGAGTAGGAACGCAGGGAGGCCGCACCGATGATCCGGAAGGCGCTGCTGCTGAAGTTCCTCGACGCCGCCTACATGCAGCGGTGGAACGACAAGATCCGGCCGGTCGAGCTGATCGAGCTCGACAAGCAGGCGCACAAGATGATCGTCGCCTGGTTCCTCGCGCGGGTCGAGGAGGATCGCGGGACCCCGGTCAACTGGACCCGGATCATCGAGGGAGGGCTCTTCGAGCTCTTCCAGCGGATCGTGATCACGGACCTGAAACCGCAGATCTTCTACAAGATCAAGGCCGACACGAAGAAGTACCGGCAGTTGAACGAGTGGGTGTACGGGGAGCTGCGGCCCCTGATCTCGCCCCTCGGGAAGGCGTTCTGCCGGCGGTACCAGGACCACTTTCTCGATCCGGAGGACACGGTGGAGCGGCGGATCCTCACCGCCGCACACTTCTACGCGACCCGGTGGGAGTTCCGGATCGTCGAGCGGGCGAACCCCGGCGGGTACGAGATCGACGAGATCCGCGCGGATCTCGACGCGAAGATCGCCGGATTCGACGACCTGAAGGGGATGGCGGACCTCGCCTCGGAGCGCCGCTTCCGCAACTTCATCGACCTGTGCGGCCAGCTGAGGTTCCAGTCCCGCTGGGCGCACCTCCACCGGATCCCGAAGACCTCCGTTCTCGGCCACTCCCTCTACGTCGCGATCCTCTCCTACCTGTTTTCCCTCGAGATCAAGGCGTGCCCGCGGCGGTGCGTCAACAATTACATCACCGGACTGTTCCACGATCTGCCGGAGGTGCTTACCCGCGACATCATCTCCCCCGTGAAGCGGTCCGTGGAAGGGTTGAGCGAGCTGATCAAGGGGTATGAGAAGGAGCGGATGGACCAGGAGGTGTACGTGCTGCTCCCCGAGGGGTGGCACGCCGAGTTCGCGATGTACTCCGAGCGGGAGTTCGAGAACTTCGCCACGGTGGACGGGGTGCTCACCACGGTGTCGGCCGCCGACCTGCAGGGGAAGTACAACGAGGACGTCTACAACCCGAAGGACGGGGAGCTGGTCAAGCGCGCCGACCACCTCGCCGCCTTCGTCGAGGCGTATGCGGGGATCCGCAACGGCAGCACCAGCCAGGACCTTCAGTACGCGCGGGTCAAGATCGGAACCCAGGAGGCGCAGGCCCAGTACGGGGGGCTCAACTTCGGGGAGATCTACTCCGACTTCGACTGATGGCTTTCGCCCCATGTGCGGGCGTCGAGCCGGCGGAAATACTCCTCGCGGCACCGGTTCTCGACGTCGACCATCGAACGGAACGCCTCTTCGAACCCGTCCCTCCCGATCGTGAAGACGCCGTGGCCGTAGACGATCGCCTTTCCCGGTCCGCCGATCACCGGGGGAACGCGCACCGCCAGCCCCCCCGCGCCGATCTCCCCCGCCACCACGGGAGTGTCCCCGAGCATCCGGACGTCGGGGCAATCCTTCCAGCAATCGGCCACCGGGCAATCGATCTTTTCGCAGAGCATGCTCATCGCGACCGCGAACTTCGGGTGCCCGTGCAGGATCGCCCGCGCTCCGGTGGCCTCGTAGATCCGGCGGTGGGCGAGTAGTTCGCTGGAGGCGGTGATCCCGGTCGTCGACCGGTTGTCCATCGGGACCGGGTCGATGCATCCGGCGAGTTCGTCGAGGGACGCCGCGGTCTGGGAGATGAAGATCGTCTCACCGACCCGGCAGGAGATGTTTCCGAAGAAGGAGTCGACCAGCCCCCGTTCGACGGTGTACCGGCCGACGGCGCGGATCTCCGATCGAACCTCTTCCGGATCGTCGAGGGGGCCGGCGCGGAAGGAGAGCCCCTCCGCCGTCAGGGGCCGGAGGAACGTCTCCCGGAAACCCCGGAACGCCTCCGCTTCTCCCGGCAGGACAAAACCCGCCTGCAGCGCATCCAGCAGGTACTTGATGAAGGCGGCGTGGAAGACGCTGGAGTAGTGGATGTACGCCTGCTCGAGCGTCACCGGCCCCGACGCGACGATCCCCACGCCTTCGGCGATCACCCCTTTCCGGTTCGAAAGGAGCGCGGCGATCGCGCCCGCGGGGTCCCCCCCGAGCTCCTCCCGCCGCACGATCGGGATGTCGTGAAGGAAGGTGCGGGTCTCCGTGTCCAGGGGGACGATCGCTTCCACGTCCGAGTTCGCCCGGCGAAGCAGGTACGAAGCGAAGGGCAGGGACGGCGACGCGGCGACGACCCCCAGGCACGACAGCCGTGACAGGACGTCGGCGGCCAGGCGCGACAGGTCGGGGGCGCCTTCGGAGAGCATCACGTCGTCCTGGGCGGCGATGCCGACACGCCCGGGGACGACCGAGCGGTCCCTTTCCATCTTTCCCGCGTATTTCGCGATCAGGGATCTCACGGCTCCCGCTCGAGGAATCCGTCGTCCGGGAAGGAGCCGTCGTCCCGCAAGCCCCGGATCCGGTAATACTTCGTCAGCTCGTCTCCGAACCGGGCGCGGTCGATCGGAGGGATGTCGATCCCCTCGCCGGAGGAGCCCGCCTCGGTGAAGAAGCGGGCCGGCAGGTCGTCGTCCG is from Deltaproteobacteria bacterium and encodes:
- a CDS encoding alpha-ketoacid dehydrogenase subunit beta, with product MSQKTYRDAIREALREEMLRDELVLIMGEEVGVWGGTYAVTRGFLGEFGDKRIRDTPIAEEAIIGAAVGAAMGGLRPVAELMTINFSLVAMDQIVNNVAKIHSMFGSQVRVPLVIRAPAGWGQLAATHSQSLEAWFAHLPGLIVVMPGTPYDAKGLLKTAIRSDNPVMFIEHARLYGVKGEVPDEEYTLPIGVSDVKRPGRDVTIVSYSRMLHVALGAASVLAKVGIECEVIDLRTLRPLDMAPVYDSVEKTHRALIVEEDWTTCGMGAEIAARISRDRFDSLDVPVERMGQVEVPMPYAKNLEELMFPDEKSVAQKVREMVA
- a CDS encoding 2-oxo acid dehydrogenase subunit E2, with product MATNVIMPSLGFDMTEGQLARWLKNEGDPVEKGQAIAEIETEKATVEIEAASSGILTRIFVQAGETVPVGTVIGVIAATGEEVAAVPAPPAPPPSAPVPEAGEGPASSEARVKASPVARKMAEEAGLDLSRIKGTGPGGRVLERDVQAATAAKSAPEPSGVPAGPAPGATVPLSRMRKTIARRMTESKTMAPHFYITVEITMDDAMKMREQLNRLAPEAERISVNDLIVAAAARTLARFPALNASYREGNLEMHSQVNIGIVVALEDGLIPPVLRDADKKTLKRIAAESRALTERARTNKLRSDDLGGGTFTVSNLGMFDVDEFIAIINPPEAAILAVGAVTLRPVAAAGEVRIASLVKATLSVDHRVADGAQAGRFMQEFKKLLENPVALLTD
- a CDS encoding zinc-dependent alcohol dehydrogenase family protein; amino-acid sequence: MARIVRFHQTGGPEVLRIEEEPPSPPGEGEVRITVKAIGLNRADCLFRQGSYLETPTFPSRLGYEAAGTVEAVGAGVTGLNVGDRVNTLPAFSMGKHGVYGDSVVVPSHAVSLFPGNLSFEEGASIWVAYLTSYGALVEHGGLRKGQYVLITAASSSVGFSAIQVVRAAGGVSIATTRKPEKSGALRQAGADHVIVTGKEDLAARVMEITGGRGADLIFDPVAGRSMEALAAAAAQGATIFVYGVLSMKPTVFPLETALKKGLSLRGYTLFEIVSVPERMERARQYIFDGLKSGALWPVIDRIFPLESVVEAHRYMESNQQNGKIVITV
- a CDS encoding ATP-binding cassette domain-containing protein, which produces MALLSLRDIRVAFGGPSLLDGASLQIEPGDRICLLGRNGTGKSTLLKVVNGEIAPDEGEIVRQQGVKAALVPQEIPPGLSGTVREVVSGGPGRTAEKAISRLGLFPGADFGTLSGGMQRRVLIARALARESDILLLDEPTNHLDIDAIAWLENFLLREARTLLFVTHDRMFLRKLATRIVELDRGRLRDWACDYDTYLERREADLTAESAQRARFDKRLAEEETWIRRGVKARGTRNEGRVRALERMREERRARREQMGTVRMQAQRAVPSGRLVVEARGVEVGYGDRPVIRDFSTTILRGDRVGIIGPNGSGKTTLLRVLLGELSPRIGTVRLGTRLTVAYSDQLREGLDEEKTVAENLGDGSDTVTVNGRSRHVIGYLQDVLFSPDRARSPVRVLSGGERNRLQLAKLFTKPFNLLVLDEPTNDLDIETLDLLEDLLMEYTGTLLLVSHDRAFLNNVVTSTLVIDANGTVAEYVGGYDDWLKQRGEGVPPGTGTTPSLREKPRPKREGPRKLSFKERRERSELPGRIRDAETGIAALEAERDELQRSMADPAFYRQDGARVAQGRARLEAVQTGIEEAYRRWESLEAALRELEAIEAKL
- a CDS encoding homoserine O-acetyltransferase, which gives rise to MEAKRFTFAEPPHEMSLDIGGTLGPITLAYETYGKLNREKSNAVLVQHAFSGNAHAAGFLPGQDPSKEKPGWWDFLIGPGRALDTEKYFVICSNVIGSCYGSTGPSSVDPKTGRPYGLSFPVVTIGDMVRAQAHLLDHLGIERLLTIIGGSMGGMQALQWAVDYPDRVASAIPIATTSRHSPQQIAFNHVGRAAILADPEFHEGDYYGWRTVPERGLSVARMVGFITYLSDRKMHEKFGRMKQLAAAKGSGRQGKWAEGTIGQHSAVEFSVEGYLKHQGEVFVFDRRFDANSYLCITKAIDIFDLSASSGRLAKAFGNVKSKFLIISFDTDWLYPTYQSQEIRNAILQNGLAVACLELSTIHGHDAFLIENEKPPEGGKPGVKNKMIQVVGDFLGNVAARP
- a CDS encoding OmpA family protein produces the protein MPKKIVLSVLVVLLAAGLSACSVMQGTYQKKVDEADTLTRRLAALQQKHDDLTAENAALKARNEGLFADLAGMTLQKDKLTTDLAYVTGQRDKAAGDKEELNRILQSKSDTLSQAIFELRRKVADLDAENAKLKAENARLVKAREEQVQKVSSTYENLLEKMKSEISKGQVTISELKGKLTVNMVDSILFDSGKAEVKKGGLEILGKVVSILKDVNDKSIRIEGHTDNVQISRALAQRYPTNWELSAARAINVARYLQGQGLDPGQLSAVAYGEWKPVATNDTEEGKARNRRIEIILVPKE
- a CDS encoding HD domain-containing protein; the protein is MIRKALLLKFLDAAYMQRWNDKIRPVELIELDKQAHKMIVAWFLARVEEDRGTPVNWTRIIEGGLFELFQRIVITDLKPQIFYKIKADTKKYRQLNEWVYGELRPLISPLGKAFCRRYQDHFLDPEDTVERRILTAAHFYATRWEFRIVERANPGGYEIDEIRADLDAKIAGFDDLKGMADLASERRFRNFIDLCGQLRFQSRWAHLHRIPKTSVLGHSLYVAILSYLFSLEIKACPRRCVNNYITGLFHDLPEVLTRDIISPVKRSVEGLSELIKGYEKERMDQEVYVLLPEGWHAEFAMYSEREFENFATVDGVLTTVSAADLQGKYNEDVYNPKDGELVKRADHLAAFVEAYAGIRNGSTSQDLQYARVKIGTQEAQAQYGGLNFGEIYSDFD
- a CDS encoding class II aldolase/adducin family protein, whose protein sequence is MRSLIAKYAGKMERDRSVVPGRVGIAAQDDVMLSEGAPDLSRLAADVLSRLSCLGVVAASPSLPFASYLLRRANSDVEAIVPLDTETRTFLHDIPIVRREELGGDPAGAIAALLSNRKGVIAEGVGIVASGPVTLEQAYIHYSSVFHAAFIKYLLDALQAGFVLPGEAEAFRGFRETFLRPLTAEGLSFRAGPLDDPEEVRSEIRAVGRYTVERGLVDSFFGNISCRVGETIFISQTAASLDELAGCIDPVPMDNRSTTGITASSELLAHRRIYEATGARAILHGHPKFAVAMSMLCEKIDCPVADCWKDCPDVRMLGDTPVVAGEIGAGGLAVRVPPVIGGPGKAIVYGHGVFTIGRDGFEEAFRSMVDVENRCREEYFRRLDARTWGESHQSKSE